In the Uranotaenia lowii strain MFRU-FL chromosome 1, ASM2978415v1, whole genome shotgun sequence genome, GATCACAGGGATGAGCAACTGACAAAAACAGGTACGCTTTAGATAAGGGGGACTAGTGGGTGGAACTATTCAAATTTACTTTGCACATATTTGCGTATTTTATATTGGCTGTAAAATCTACTCATGACATCTTTTCGAATCCTCAATTCGCCAAAACGCACATGGCAATTGTTACCATCAACTGCAATGCTGAGAAAACGAGGCTTACTGAAGAATTTTAGTTTTGCAAAATCGACTTATGCAAAGTGAGTGACAAAATATAAAGGGAAATATTGACTCGTTCCGAATTTAAAGCTATTGTTCAAATACCTAGCAAAATTCCAGAACTTTTAAGCATTGgcaatggcccttattctgggtcgcgcatgaggtgacgatagttAAGTCAACTTACCGAATTCTTAAGGATGTCgtcatttcaaaaaatcttaaacaaattcgtcaaggtttttttttgcgttttgcCTTGTTGacataaaatctttatttttcttttgcgTTTTCATGTTTAAACTTAACAATAACCTCTAAAactgttttcaatgttttttttaatccatcCAACCGGATGAATAGCATTCTCTACACATCAGTAACGTCCGGCAGCGAGATTATTAAATGCTCGAATAGTTTCTCGAAAGATTGGACAAAGCCTTTCGATCATCTTTTTCGGAATAAATCTCACTAAAAGGGCGTTAAACCTTAACATCATCGTGTGACGTTCCGAGAAGGTGAGTTTCACCTTAGTGAAACGTCACACTAGATTTTTTCGACTGTTTTTCTGTGTGTGTGTACGTATGTATGTTCGTTTGATTTCAtgctttttcaataaattaactTTCTCTAGTTCATTTGTTGTGAGTGAGTAGTTGCGATAACTAACATTTTGATTCTTTGGTTTGCGTTTGAATGAAGTGTGTTGAGAGTTTGAgtaaaaattttctaacaaaatgTATTGCTAACACTgcgttaattttttgttgttttctgtcaattttcgctcagctaaaaaaaatttcaataagaaacaaaataaatggggtttaactttttcagTTTAGTGCACTTACTGTTGGATTATctatgttgttgtttttttcttaagtgTATGGACAGTAAAACAAAAGACTTGGTTAACGTAGTACATTGAAGTTATtgtgtttaagatttttttcttatagtaATACTAttaaaactattattattatcatcatcGCTACACTCTCTCGATTTGCAGGAAAAATGTTCCACTTTTCCGTCGAGATTTTacgttttcttttgttttaaccTTATTTTGGGGGTTTTTCTCGCTTCTCTTCAAAACCACTTTTTTCGACCCATCTTACAAACTGGTGTGAAGAtggagaaaaataattctgaagaAGAATGAATGGGCGAATAACTGTTAAGAGTGAAGGGTAAAGAGTTTCAAATTTAGGCCACATTTGCACGTTCCCTCGTTCGTCTGCAGTTTTTATGCTGCTTCCTTTTGCGtgtgattaaaaatttatctgatTCAGACTCGTGTATACACTTTTCGACGCTCGATTGAGGGAATGCGGGAAATTTTCtaattagtttgttttttttttagtttgtatcACTTTAGAGTTGTATTGTGTTTGCTTGCTTATGTCATTCTCACTGGAACTGGTAGAAGGATGTTTATTCCTCCTCGTTCGTTTCCTTGTATGTTTACTCTTTATGCTTCTTCGTACCATTTTTGTGTGCTCGCAAAAGTCGCATTGTGTGAGTATTCGTATAAGATTTTGCATGCATTGGTTCGATTGTTAGATTCCTAAGTATAGATTGAATATATTTtggtttgaatgtttttaattgtttttttttccctttttaaaaTGGTCCAAATTTTGCACGATATTCGATTTCGCAGAATCAAAGTCGTGCTGCATTGCTTTGTTTTGAACGTCCACGTCAAACTCCTATCCCAGTCCTCGATCCCAGCCATCAGCTCATcattgttgctgctgttgctccTGGCCATCGTCCGGATCCAGCTGAATTGTAGTATGATTCGAGTACAGCCCGTAGTTTCCACTTTGCTCGTAATCGTCGCCACCGTCGTCTTCGTCGGCCATCATCGTACCCGAAGGTTGCGTTCCCGAAGCCGCCGATGTACCCTCGGCCGAATCCATCATCAGCGGCCCGAGGTTTTGCTGCTCGGCGCTGGATTCCTCACTGGACGATTGCagcagctgctgctgctgctccatAAGCTGCCAATTTTCCTCCCGACTCAGCTTGTGCCGCTGATAGAGCTGAATAAGCCGAGTCAAGCTGGACGATTCGTTGATGGCCGCCGATTTCCGAACCTTAACCGTTTTGCTGAGGATCAAATTCCGGTACAGATTGGTGTAGAAAAGTTGCGCCGGAATTTCGCTTTTGTTCGCCAGTTGAATGGCCAAGTGGTCCGGAATAACGATATTGTCTGTttgaaagaggaaaaaaaaaaaaacaaattaatttttaaatcttgaacctacgaaaaattaacaaaagaaaatgcaacGCACCGACGGTTTGGGTTTTGCTGTTGATCTGGTTTGTGCTGGGGTCCCAGATGAAGATGTAGTACAGCGACAGCATGATGGCGACGAGCGAAACGCACAGGACGTACGCCGCCACCGTCAGGATGCGAATCGCCTTCTGGTTCTGTTTGGCCTCGTACAGCCGATCCTTGGAGTCTTCGCCGGCCAGTTTGATCTTTTCCTCCGCCGAGTAGCTCATTTTGCGGGGTTGAACATCTAAGGGGAAACTGTTGGAGAAAAATCTTTTGTTATTCCTTTCTGAGATATGCTTTTTAGAGAACGGTAAGGCTATTTATGAAagtgtggctccagagagtgcaccgttttaaccctccaaagccgttcgggtcaatatgacccgaagcgcagattcaaAGCATCTTAATCATCATTCTAGTATACTGAAGAGAGAGATTTTTTAGAAACCAAGTATActctatgaaaatgataatcaagctaacgaaaaaaaaaaaactaaaatttgagtttagaaaatcggttcattgagaaatgagatataGCGAAGCAAAGAGGATATTGAATGTCTTTGttttaagttagattttttttctaccgggaAATCCGGGATAGAGGTCAAGTTGTTCATCGGCCCcctcttgacaattccaaaaatcaaaaaagcacTCAAATACTGCAAAGctgtcagaaattataagcaatttaaaaataaaatggtttttagggacttttttcattcggaacctactacaaaaaaaaaacaaatttactttattgtgaagtattcaaaaattagaataaattgccTTCAAAACGAATCTAAtatcatcgaaatcggtcaacatttgcaGCCACGGGAATAAGAACAAACTACAAGTCAAAATTCCTCGGAACAGATATTTTACGAACAGCCAAAATCCCAGTCAAAATCCCAGATAAAAACAAGAGTGAACCGTTTTGTAAAATTCTCGTTTTTATGGCAACTTTGACAACGATCTATAGACCCGGTatagattcaatttcaattgttcGTTCAagtcgtggctccagagagtaaattgatttttaggGATAAGTTTATATTCCATACCTTATAGAATTGTTAACGAAGTGGCTTAACGTTAAGAGGCGCATATTCTCCGTCGTACCTCGTTATGAACGCCACAGTGTAAGGTTGTTTGTAAGTTTATTGGAGATAATATCAGAAAAAGTTTCATTGTCAGAGatataaagaaaatgaaaaaaactttttatttggaaaatgacaaaaaataattgaCTGCATTGTACAGGATCCCTTATCACATCATACACAGTGCAGCCAGCCATTTTGTcgacattttccaaataaaagttttttcttcaattttttttaacttctttgaTATATTGTGGGATAAAGTTTGGGGTATGCTTTCCTTAATGAATCATCTCTTTTGAACACATATGTACGACATTAATAGTTCTGGAAGCCTTgtaattttgcaaatattttcagaaaattacagctacaatcgtttatttttaagtattCAAAGTCGATAAGGCTGAATTTGACAGGTCATTTGTTcgtttggaatgacactgacagttCATCGCTATTCCAATTTTAACAGTTGGCGTCACTCTTCTTATAGGCACTCTACTTCTGATCGCTATAAATGCTGAAAAAACCCACTTCGTGTATCAGTAAGCATCAGTAAGTATCAGTATACGACTACGTGCTCACATGTTTGTGTAGGGTCGCCCTCGATGATAAGTAGTGTTGTGATTGTCTACATCAATAACAAATATAAGTTTATGTGAAAATCAAAGACGGCATTGGAAAagacagggtggccagcgaaccgggaaaaccgggaattgaaaataggaccgggaaaaccgggaaaaaccgggaatttcaaatcaaaaccgggaaaattatcTATGGAATATGTTTCCCCATATGAAAACAGATTAATTCCTTGACTAATTCATTTCATGGTTCCGAAACTTTTTCTTAGAAACTTTACAATTTATAGTCGTTTATTTCAGGATTGTTAGCCATCCGGGAAGAGCAGGGAAATGTcggaattttatattcatgggAGGGAAGCCGGGAAtacagaacaaaaattcgatcttTGAGCACAGCGCATACATTTGTCGAATATCTTGAAACAATATATCAAAATCTGCATTgagaaaaaagtgaaagaaatttacaaaatgtttaAATAGTTCTGAAAAACGAATAGGTACGTTGAAATCAGACAGTTTTTGATTGAATCCACATCTTGAAAACTAAGATTTAAACTTAACATCTACCTTTTAAAATCCATAATTGATAATGTTGAATCTGCATCAGGAGcttattttttcttcagaaaaacACATTATGctcaaacaaaacttgaaaaaattatcaaaaatctaaGAAACACGATTAAACTGTGGGAGTTAAAATTCCGACTTATACATCGAATAAATTCAAAGAACTTATCTTATTTGGTTCGATcatattttcttataatttagctcaattataactttaaaaaatcgggAATTGTCCCAAGCGGGAAAATGCCGgtaacaaaaaaataagatcCACCATTTCATTCAGTTTATTGATACACGCACAGAAGGCAGAAGATGTAACAAGATACTGAGTATTATGTGAGTTTGTACATTTTTCGCTTAAACTAgtagaatttcaaattgaaaaatcaaatagaaatatttgaaataggACTGAAAATCCAGACTTCAAGTTTAGATAAATTTACCGGAATTTAGATAATTGGATTCAAGCATCTAGAACCCAGcgtattccattttttttgaaaatgcatccaatcaaaaacatgattcagtatCCAATATGaccgaaataaaatttcaggcTTAGCATGAATAAGGATCATCGGAATCTGTTTTGAGAATTTAAGAAGTAAAATATCAGGATATCAATCAGTAGATATCAATAGTAAAATCCaacatttcaacttgaaattttaaaagtattatatACATGGCATatatcaaaactataaattatcTCTCTAATAAAAATGAAGCGAAAATGGCGTGAATGACTGAAAAGAAGGTAAAATATTTCGGTTAAGTTTAGAacaactagattttttttttaccgtgtCTCCATGACTGTAATTTGAATAACCTTTGTgttattaaactaaaaaaaaatagctcacACTTTTACGTTCAACTTGcataaacatattttaatttttgatcaaaaaacctGATGGATATATTTATTTGTACATTTTGAAACAAGGAATACCTTAAAGTCTcaatcgggaaaaccgggaaaaaaccg is a window encoding:
- the LOC129740061 gene encoding uncharacterized protein LOC129740061, producing MSYSAEEKIKLAGEDSKDRLYEAKQNQKAIRILTVAAYVLCVSLVAIMLSLYYIFIWDPSTNQINSKTQTVDNIVIPDHLAIQLANKSEIPAQLFYTNLYRNLILSKTVKVRKSAAINESSSLTRLIQLYQRHKLSREENWQLMEQQQQLLQSSSEESSAEQQNLGPLMMDSAEGTSAASGTQPSGTMMADEDDGGDDYEQSGNYGLYSNHTTIQLDPDDGQEQQQQQ